The genome window ACTCAAAACCTCATACTTAATCCTATGCGTGCAAGTCTAAAGGTTTCTGGAATGACCTGTGTAAATTGTGCAAGGGCTATAGAGATAAGCCTTAAAAAGCTAAGAGGTATTCACAGGGTGGAGGTTTCCTTTGAGTTGGGAAGGGTCGTAGTGGACTTTGACGAGGAGCTTTTGAGCCTTGAGCAGATTGGAAGGGTTATAGAATCTCTGGGCTACAAGGTTGAAAAGGTAGAGGGCAAAAAGAGGTCTCTTGAGATACTTCTTTTTTGTTGGAGTTCAAGCCTTTTGATAATGGCACTCATGTTCGTGCATAGCCCACTTAGTCTCCATACACAGGCTTTGCTTGCTACCGCTATTCAGCTTATTGGTGGATACAGCTTTTATAAGGGTGCTATAAGCTCCCTTAAGGCGAGGGTAGGCAATATGGACTTGCTCATAACCTTAGGAAGCACCTCCGCTCTTTTGTATAGCTTTCTTACTCTCTTTGGTCTTCTTCCTGGAGAACCTTTTTTTGAAACATCCGCCTTTCTCATAACCTTTGTAAAAACTGGCAAGTTCCTTGAGGAATGGGTAAAGTCCAAAGCCCTAAGAGGTTTAAAAGACCTCTTTTCCTTGCAAACCATAAGGCTAAGGGTTTTCAAGGATGGTAAGGAGATGGAAAAAACTCCCTTAGAGGTTTTTGTAGGCGATACGCTAATTTTGAGAAGTGGCGATTTAGTAGCAGTAGACTGCAGAATTTTGGAAGGCTCTCTTGAGGTGGATGAGTCCCTTGTAAGCGGAGAGAGCCTGCCTGTTAGAAAATCCGTCGGTGATAGGCTCATATCTGGTAGCGTGGTGCTCTCTGGTTTTGCAAAGGCAAGGGTGGAAAAGACCTTTTCAAGTAGTTATGCCAACTTGCTTGTAAGACTTGTAGAAGAGACTCTTAGCAAAAAGCCAAGAATTCATCGCCTTGCGGATAGGTTTTCTCACTACTTTGTGCAGTTGGTGGTTGCCTTGTCGGTGTTGGTTTTCCTCCTGTGGCTTTTCAAGGACGGAGACCTACAAAAAGCGGTGAGCTTTTCTTTGGCGGTGCTTGTGGTCTCTTGCCCCTGTGCCTTTGGTATTGCAGTTCCTCTTGCACTTACTGTGGGTCTCTTTAGAGCCTACAAAAGAGGTGTCCTAATAAAAGAACCATCCGCCCTTGAAAAGAAAATAGATATCCTGCTCCTTGATAAAACTGGCACTCTTACAGAAGGAAAGCCAAAACTTGTTGACCTTAAGCTCTACCAAAGCTCCGCTCTTTTTATAGCCTGTGGTCTTGCAAAGGTTTCCAACCATCCCTACTCTCAGTCCATAAGGGATTTTTGCAGGTCAAGGGGTATAGAAGGAGAAAATTTTGAAAACTGTAGAGAAGAGGCTGGAGTTGGTGTAATATGTGGAGATTATATGCTTGGAAGGTCAGAAGAAGGTGTAGCTCTCTACAAAAAGGGCACAAAGCTGGCGGAGTTCTACTTTGAAGACCACATAAGACCAGAGGCAAAAAAGGTGGTGGATTTTCTCCTCTCAAAAGGTATAAGGGTTTACATGCTTACAGGAGATAGAGGAGAAAAGGCAAGGGTGGTAGCCAAAGAGTTAGGTATAGCAGAGTTTTTTGCTGAAGCAAAGCCTGAAGACAAGTTAAGGAAGGTAGAAGAGCTAAAAGAAAAAGGCTATAAGGTTGGGTTCGTGGGCGATGGCATAAACGATGCTCCTGCGATGGCTCGGGCGGACCTCTCCTTTG of Aquificaceae bacterium contains these proteins:
- a CDS encoding cation-translocating P-type ATPase; the protein is MRASLKVSGMTCVNCARAIEISLKKLRGIHRVEVSFELGRVVVDFDEELLSLEQIGRVIESLGYKVEKVEGKKRSLEILLFCWSSSLLIMALMFVHSPLSLHTQALLATAIQLIGGYSFYKGAISSLKARVGNMDLLITLGSTSALLYSFLTLFGLLPGEPFFETSAFLITFVKTGKFLEEWVKSKALRGLKDLFSLQTIRLRVFKDGKEMEKTPLEVFVGDTLILRSGDLVAVDCRILEGSLEVDESLVSGESLPVRKSVGDRLISGSVVLSGFAKARVEKTFSSSYANLLVRLVEETLSKKPRIHRLADRFSHYFVQLVVALSVLVFLLWLFKDGDLQKAVSFSLAVLVVSCPCAFGIAVPLALTVGLFRAYKRGVLIKEPSALEKKIDILLLDKTGTLTEGKPKLVDLKLYQSSALFIACGLAKVSNHPYSQSIRDFCRSRGIEGENFENCREEAGVGVICGDYMLGRSEEGVALYKKGTKLAEFYFEDHIRPEAKKVVDFLLSKGIRVYMLTGDRGEKARVVAKELGIAEFFAEAKPEDKLRKVEELKEKGYKVGFVGDGINDAPAMARADLSFALGSGTDMAKRAGDVILLRGLEGIREFFEIRDKTMRRIRENLFWAFIYNLVGIPIAGGLLYSKGIYLKPEYAGLMMAFSSLSVVLNSIRK